The genomic stretch ggagaaaaaaaataattgaagaacaagttagatctTCTGAAAAAGGAGTATTCAATAtttatggagttcaagaattgtgcaactggtcttggatgggatgaggcaaaacaaacgggtcttttggagtcttaaagcagaagtggcgtattttgaaggacatgccaagtttctcacctcgtacttagaaacatatcattatggcttgtcttgcattgcataattttattcgtgaCAACAATTTGTGTGATAAGGAGTTCAAGAGATGTGATGATAAGGAGGATTACTTGGTACAACATACATGTGGTATGAGACAAACATAAGGAGATGAGAGTGAcgatgtggagaatgaggataccatgaataccattcgtactaggatagctgatgctttggttagtgcgagaggaggagagtaatgttgagggatggcatccttctatttatgtggaccaattactttaatggatgaaaaatatataaaatttatttttttcttcctaaaaTAGTGGTTTACATTTGAATTAGTGAacgcattattttgttacgagcaatttaCATATAAACATACTCACATACCTTTAGGGGCATTGCAGGTATTTCTTACatagcctacagtttcacagctcctctaaccaaacggtcttctattttccccacagctgctttctcacaacTGCTTTCTCACAACTGCTTTTCCACAACCCACAGCTCACAACAACTTTTCCAAAAGCATCCCCCCGTACCTTTCTACCACGGCAGCGCAAAAGGCTACCGCTGGTGGTggccttagagcaactccaagagtacttcaaaaaattcttcccaaaactatgtattggaggttcttccaaaaaaatttcctaaaaaacatatcaatccacagcagatcgctaataaatagcccccaatattttaaaacaggccacgtcatcgtattgggcccatcagaagggacGAGCGAGCGTGCgagaatcaggattgggggaggaatgccaacgctaaaatatacgaggtggtaggctgttttttagcgttgctaaaaaattggggaaggtttgggtggactgttggagttcgttttttttccttttttccctaaaaatagtattggggtaagattagcagtctcttgaagttgctcttatgAGGTATAAAACTTCACCGGCGACGATCCCATCCCATCTCATGTCATCCGAACATCTATCTTTGTCACTGAAATGATTGTTTCCCTGGCATGTGTTTAACATTTTTACTTGACACGACAATCGATAAGCCCGTGGAAATTGATAAGAGAACTGAATTTCTTGGTGGAAGAAGACGATGTCAGACAGGCCAGCATTCATTCGAAAATCCTAGTAAAATTGAGAGCTCAAATCTGAATTTTCCCAGCACACTGAACATTCAGGATAAGCAACACAGGTTTGAATTCTTCACATTCAGAACAGAGAACTCATGCAGCGATCCATAGCAATAAACAGGTCTTAagagccacagcccacagcaaAAGCATCCAAACAGTGCACCTAGGTTCAGATTGATATAAACTAATACTATGAGTGAACTACTCCATACTAGCTAACTGAACCATGAACGAACCACCACTCCGATGATAACTGCACGATCGACTACGATGCCAGCATGTCAATTAGATCCTCGCTAAATAGAAAGAAGCGTGTGTTCGAAAGCTGTCACATGCCATGAGTGCCGATGGCCGCCCTCAGGTTCACCGGATCAGCGAGGAAGTCCAGGCACGCCTCCTTCAGGCCGTCGCAGCGGTGCCGCTCGGCGAGCGCGAGGGTGGTCTTCACCGTGCCGGCGTCGACGCGCTCGCACAGCTTGTTGGCGTACATCACCTTCAGCCTCTCCAAGCTGAACCTGTCCGCCGCCGCGAGCAGGTCCGCGTACACCGAGTTTTCCTCCACTTTCTCGACCTCCGGCAGCGCGTCCGTGTAGGCGAAGCCGAGCAGGGCCCTGAACACCCGAGCCTCCACGCTCTCCACGCGCACGACGCCggccggcgcagcagcagcggcgtcGCCCTCCCTCGCCCTCGCTCCCAAGAGCTCCGCGCTGATGACGGGCGATCGGGCGGAGAGGACGCACCGGTGCGCCGGGAACCGCTCGCAGCCGTCGATCTCGAACACGACGTCGGCGCCGCGTCCGCTCTGGAGGAGGTCGCCGAGGTGCTTCTGCAGCTCGGACGGCGGCACGGGAGCTAGCTTCGGCTtgggcaccgccgcctccgcgcggaACGCGTCGAAGACGGTGACGTCGCACCTGATTGTCAcggagccgccgccgtggctCGCCATCGTGCCCAAGGCCTCCCTCTTGGCGAACACTGACCACTCCCGGCAGGCACCAGCGCCTTGGGTTTTCAGATCGGCCGATCTGGAGAGGGCTTTCTTCTTTTCCCACTTGACAAAGAACAGCGCTCGCTTCTCAAGCATGACGCTGAACTGGACCTGCGCCGTCACGCTCTTGGCCACAATGTCGTCGTCGAGGACGAGGTAGAGCGAAACGTACCCGAGGAGGCCGCCGAAGGGGTAGAACCAGATGCGCCA from Setaria italica strain Yugu1 chromosome II, Setaria_italica_v2.0, whole genome shotgun sequence encodes the following:
- the LOC105913820 gene encoding BTB/POZ and MATH domain-containing protein 1, which encodes MASASDRGKPSSSASSIVADKSVGYHDLKIDGCALTVGTPTERLIKSCPFTVGGHRWRIWFYPFGGLLGYVSLYLVLDDDIVAKSVTAQVQFSVMLEKRALFFVKWEKKKALSRSADLKTQGAGACREWSVFAKREALGTMASHGGGSVTIRCDVTVFDAFRAEAAVPKPKLAPVPPSELQKHLGDLLQSGRGADVVFEIDGCERFPAHRCVLSARSPVISAELLGARAREGDAAAAAPAGVVRVESVEARVFRALLGFAYTDALPEVEKVEENSVYADLLAAADRFSLERLKVMYANKLCERVDAGTVKTTLALAERHRCDGLKEACLDFLADPVNLRAAIGTHGM